A window of Populus trichocarpa isolate Nisqually-1 chromosome 17, P.trichocarpa_v4.1, whole genome shotgun sequence genomic DNA:
TCTTGTTTCTGTTCACGAATCTTcttctttcactctctcttttctttatttttggccGTGTTTTGAACTTGCAGTTCTGGGCATCATTTTGCTGTTCGTTGATTCAGTCTCGTTGATTCAGTCTCATTGATTCAGTCGCAACCCAGTCATCTCAACCTCAGGTATGTTTctctgttctttcttttctgcaGTGTAATAAATCCTCTGTTATTAGGAAGTGTCGAAAATGGATGAGGAAACTAGTTTTGTTCGGTGCATTTGCTTTTGGAACTGTTATAGCTAGAGATTGAAACTGTTGTAAGAATTATTGATTATGGTTAAAATATTTCAGCTAGTAATGTTTGTTCGGTGCATTTGCTTTTGGTTTTACAGTTGACTGTAAATTTAAGCAAACACGTTGGTGTGTTTGTTCTGCCTTTGCTTCTGCTAAATTCCATGCATCTACCAGCCAGTGCATCTTGTTTGGGTTTGGTGATTGAATTGTTGTTATTAATCTGTCTTTGTTCATGAACGAAAGCAAACAggctatgattttgttttttgtttttccttttgggcAATAATGTGTGATGGATAACAGTTATCCGATAACTAGATAATTAACCATAAATGATCTTGTAGTATGGATCCACACTGTTGCGTGATTTAAATATAGATGGCGCCCTCCCTCCTCTTGAATTTGCCTTTTCTTGTCCAAACGGGAGAGAATATTAGTTGTGCAATTAACATCAAGTACTAATAGCATGAAAGAATTGGGAGATTTTATCGGCATCATTGCCTCTCCTTTCCCAGTATATTTATATACTAAATTCTCCCAAttctagaatttaattaaattctagaaTTTAATTAATGGATTGCAAAATGATTTGGCTTTAAATTATATTCCCTCTTATAAATTATGTTAGGTTCTGAAAATGTCTTCACATGATGGTAGTACTCCAAGTAGTGATCCTTCAACGGCCCAATCATCTCAACCTTCAATTTCCATGTCAAGTGGTAGTAGAGGAAGAACGGATTTGGCATGGGGTCATTGTAGAGAAGCTCCTGAACTTAGTGTTGggtgtaaaaaaactaaattagtttGTTTATATTGTGCTAAAGTATTTGCGAGTGGTGGCATTAATCGATTTAAGCAACATTTAGTTGGAGCTAAAGGAGAAGTTGAACAATGTCGTAAATGTCCTCCTGATGTTCGACATCAAATGCTTTTGAATCTTAAAGGaaatgctggaaaaaaaaaagagttagagaaATGCAAGCAGAATTCAATCTATTTAATGCACGATAAAGGGAGCATGAAGAGATGATGATTAGGCAAttagaagatgaagatgatgatgatggtgatgatgaggatgaagaCGATGTCAGtactaaaaaacatatgttaccACCGAaggttgcaaaaaagaaaaagattcaaagcACCAGCACTGTAAAACAATCGACTACAAGTTGTGGAAAGCAGAAGAAATCTGCAACATTAGGGACATATTTCATGCCGAGAACAACACCTGGTGCTCAAAAGTCTCTTCAAAATTGTTGGCAAAGGAAGGAAGCAGTTGAACGGTGTGATCTTGCTTTAGCGAAGTGGATGATTGATGCATATGTGCCATTTAATGCTGTTAATTCTGTGTATTATCAGCATGCCATAGATGCTGTAACAGCCATGGGTCCTGGTTATAAAGGACCAAACTTGCATGTTATTCGTGGTTATTACTTGGCAAAAGCGGTTGATGAAGTCAAGATTTATGTTGAGACTTATCGAGAGATTTGGAAGAAAACtggttgcacattaatggctgATGGATGGACATATCAGAAGAGGAGGACTTTAATTAACTTCTTAGTATATTGTCCTAAAGAAACAGTTTTTTTGAAAACCGTGGATGTATCAGATGTCTCAAAGACTGCTAGATTGTTGTATCAGTTGTTTAGAGAGATTGTTTTATATGTTGGGGTAGAAAACATTGTGCATATGATGACTgataatgctgcaaattatGTTGCTGCTGGCAAGTTATTGATGGAagaatttccttcaatattttggtcTCCTTGTGCTGCTCATTGCATCAACCTCATACTCCAGGACATTGGTAAATTGCAGTCGGTTTGTTGTGTTGTTGAGCATGCTTCTGGTATCACAAAGTACATTTATAATCATTGTTATCCATTGTA
This region includes:
- the LOC112324672 gene encoding uncharacterized protein LOC112324672 is translated as MMIRQLEDEDDDDGDDEDEDDVSTKKHMLPPKVAKKKKIQSTSTVKQSTTSCGKQKKSATLGTYFMPRTTPGAQKSLQNCWQRKEAVERCDLALAKWMIDAYVPFNAVNSVYYQHAIDAVTAMGPGYKGPNLHVIRGYYLAKAVDEVKIYVETYREIWKKTGCTLMADGWTYQKRRTLINFLVYCPKETVFLKTVDVSDVSKTARLLYQLFREIVLYVGVENIVHMMTDNAANYVAAGKLLMEEFPSIFWSPCAAHCINLILQDIGKLQSVCCVVEHASGITKYIYNHCYPLYLMRKFTGGKEILRPAPTPFSTNFIALQSILAHKDELRAMVTSREWVSSAYAKDSKGKKFVESVLDSLFWEECAIIVRMSEPLIRVLQMVDGDDRPSMRYLYDAIHHAKEEMMRRFQKRKARVKPFIDIISNRWDGQFYRHLYAAAFWLNPRFQYDANIMDKHMSTISGLLDVLEKYAYGNLPLQSKITSEMKLFRNAEHDFGRVSAINNRTLMPPDEWWMTYGTSAPNLQQLAIRVLSQTCSSSGCERNWSMFEHIHSKKRNRLEHQRLNDLVYVHCNLRILKQKYFSFL